One Sphingomonas sp. LHG3406-1 genomic window carries:
- a CDS encoding acyl-CoA dehydrogenase family protein: MSQFDLTDDQRQIQDLARQFTAAEITPSAAEWDEKHIFPRETVKKAAELGFGAIYVSEESGGIGLGRLESALIFEAMSYGCPSTSAFISIHNMAAWMIDRFGSDAVKAKYLPSMIPMERLGSYCLTEPSSGSDAAALKTRAVRDGDHYVVSGSKAFISGGGENEIYVTMVRTGEEGPKGISALVIEKDMPGVSFGAQERKLGWHSQPTAQVNFDEVRVPVENRVGGEGEGFRIAMMGLDGGRLNIGACSLGGAQRCLDEAVTYTRERKQFGQPIADYQNTQFMLADMATELEAARALLYLAAAKVTDNAPDKTRFAAMAKRLATDTGSAVADRALQLHGGYGYLMDYPIERFWRDLRVHSILEGTNQIMRMITAREMLRQ, translated from the coding sequence ATGTCCCAATTTGACCTGACCGACGACCAGCGCCAGATCCAGGATCTGGCGCGGCAGTTCACCGCCGCCGAGATCACCCCCAGTGCCGCCGAGTGGGACGAGAAGCATATCTTCCCGCGCGAGACCGTGAAAAAGGCTGCCGAGCTCGGCTTCGGCGCCATCTACGTGTCCGAGGAAAGCGGCGGGATCGGGCTCGGCCGCCTCGAGTCGGCGCTGATCTTCGAGGCGATGAGCTATGGCTGCCCCTCGACCAGCGCGTTCATCTCGATCCACAACATGGCCGCGTGGATGATCGACCGCTTCGGATCGGATGCGGTCAAGGCCAAGTATCTGCCGAGCATGATCCCGATGGAGCGCCTCGGCTCCTACTGCCTGACCGAGCCGTCGAGCGGGTCGGACGCGGCGGCGCTGAAGACCAGGGCGGTGCGCGACGGCGACCATTATGTGGTGTCGGGCTCCAAGGCCTTCATCTCGGGCGGCGGCGAAAACGAGATCTACGTCACCATGGTCCGCACCGGCGAGGAAGGGCCCAAGGGCATTTCGGCGCTGGTGATCGAGAAGGACATGCCCGGCGTCAGTTTCGGCGCGCAGGAGCGCAAGCTCGGCTGGCACTCGCAACCGACCGCGCAGGTCAATTTCGACGAGGTTCGTGTGCCGGTCGAGAACCGCGTCGGCGGCGAGGGCGAGGGCTTCCGCATCGCGATGATGGGATTGGACGGCGGGCGGCTCAATATCGGCGCCTGCTCCTTGGGCGGGGCGCAGCGCTGCCTCGACGAGGCGGTCACTTATACCAGGGAGCGCAAGCAGTTCGGCCAGCCAATCGCCGACTATCAGAACACCCAGTTCATGCTGGCCGACATGGCGACCGAGCTCGAGGCGGCACGCGCCCTCCTCTACCTCGCGGCGGCCAAGGTCACCGACAATGCGCCCGACAAGACCCGCTTCGCGGCCATGGCCAAGAGGCTTGCGACCGACACCGGCTCCGCCGTGGCCGATCGCGCGTTGCAGCTCCATGGCGGCTATGGCTATCTCATGGACTATCCGATCGAGCGCTTCTGGCGCGACCTTCGGGTCCATTCGATCCTCGAAGGGACCAACCAGATCATGCGCATGATCACCGCGCGCGAAATGCTGCGACAGTGA
- a CDS encoding cytochrome c, protein MRLLLLAAAAFSLAGCNPGGEYTSQILNEANASGAEASATVENAVLNAADTPLEKEAALAKMKERHDGYEEIGKAMRAAKQAIDKGDPAAVKAPADQIATLAPQAIGWFPAGTGPDVGKTGARAEIWQQRAEFDQGMTRFNEAARAFRAAAMTGDLAQIKEAHANLGKTCGSCHDRFRQKDD, encoded by the coding sequence ATGCGCCTTCTCCTCCTCGCCGCCGCCGCCTTCTCGCTCGCCGGCTGCAATCCAGGCGGAGAGTATACCAGTCAGATCCTCAACGAAGCCAATGCGAGCGGTGCGGAGGCCAGTGCCACCGTCGAAAATGCGGTGCTGAATGCCGCGGACACGCCGCTCGAGAAGGAAGCCGCCCTCGCCAAGATGAAGGAGCGGCACGATGGCTATGAGGAGATCGGCAAGGCCATGCGCGCGGCCAAGCAGGCGATCGACAAGGGCGACCCGGCGGCGGTGAAGGCCCCGGCCGACCAGATCGCCACGCTCGCACCCCAGGCGATCGGCTGGTTCCCGGCCGGTACCGGTCCCGACGTGGGCAAGACCGGCGCAAGGGCCGAGATCTGGCAGCAGCGCGCCGAATTCGACCAGGGAATGACCAGGTTCAACGAGGCGGCGAGGGCGTTCCGGGCAGCCGCGATGACCGGTGACCTCGCGCAGATCAAGGAAGCACACGCCAATCTCGGCAAGACCTGCGGCAGCTGCCACGACCGCTTCCGCCAGAAGGATGACTGA
- the mmsB gene encoding 3-hydroxyisobutyrate dehydrogenase, giving the protein MAKIAFIGLGNMGGGMAANLAKAGHEVRAFDLSEAALAKAVERGCSEAADAAAAVEGAEAVVTMLPAGKHVADVYRSSVFGKAPTSAILLDCSTIDVATARTVEEEARAAGYEMVDAPVSGGIAAAEGGTLTFMVGGTAEGFERAWPILEKMGKAVIHAGGSGSGQAAKIVNNMLLGVTMAGTCEAFVLAQKLGLDPQVFFDISSRASGQSWSMTSYCPVPAVGPETPADRDYEGGFAAQLMLKDLKLAMEAAQAAGAYTPMGGEAEELYQRFVARGGGGKDFSAIIKMIDDSWTPPETSN; this is encoded by the coding sequence ATGGCGAAGATCGCATTCATCGGGCTCGGCAACATGGGCGGCGGGATGGCTGCGAACCTGGCCAAGGCCGGGCATGAGGTGCGGGCATTCGACCTCAGCGAAGCGGCGCTCGCCAAGGCCGTGGAGCGCGGGTGCAGCGAGGCGGCCGACGCGGCGGCGGCGGTCGAGGGTGCCGAAGCGGTGGTGACGATGCTGCCCGCGGGCAAGCATGTGGCGGACGTCTATCGTTCGTCGGTGTTCGGCAAGGCGCCAACCAGCGCCATCCTGCTCGACTGCTCGACCATCGACGTAGCCACCGCGCGCACGGTCGAAGAAGAAGCCCGCGCCGCCGGCTACGAGATGGTCGATGCGCCGGTGTCCGGCGGGATCGCGGCGGCCGAGGGCGGAACGCTGACCTTCATGGTCGGTGGAACGGCAGAAGGCTTCGAGCGGGCGTGGCCGATCCTCGAGAAGATGGGCAAGGCTGTGATCCATGCCGGCGGCAGCGGGTCTGGTCAGGCGGCGAAGATCGTCAACAACATGCTGCTGGGCGTCACCATGGCGGGCACCTGCGAGGCGTTCGTGCTGGCGCAGAAGCTCGGGCTCGATCCGCAGGTCTTCTTCGACATTTCGAGCAGGGCGTCGGGCCAGAGCTGGTCGATGACCTCCTACTGCCCGGTGCCGGCTGTGGGTCCCGAGACCCCGGCCGACCGAGATTATGAGGGCGGCTTCGCGGCGCAGCTGATGCTGAAGGATCTCAAGCTCGCCATGGAAGCGGCGCAGGCGGCTGGCGCCTATACACCGATGGGCGGCGAAGCGGAGGAACTCTACCAGCGCTTCGTGGCCCGCGGCGGTGGCGGCAAGGACTTCTCGGCCATCATCAAGATGATCGACGACAGCTGGACGCCGCCGGAGACAAGCAACTAA
- a CDS encoding enoyl-CoA hydratase-related protein: protein MTDTATILVERHDAVTLVRLNRPQALNALNSQVLAELIEAFAAYDADDSQRCLVLTGSEKAFAAGADIKEMQSQGFADMYSSNFFAGWERVTETRKPWIAAVSGFALGGGCEVAMMADFIIAGDNAKFGQPEIKLAVTPGMGGSQRLAHAVGKAKAMEMCLTGRMMGAEEAEKAGLVARVVPAATLVDEALKVAAEIAAMPPLAAIAAKEMVNAAFELPLAQGVRFERRLFHGLFGTEDQKEGMAAFVEKRPGKWTGK from the coding sequence ATGACCGATACCGCCACCATCCTTGTCGAGCGGCACGATGCCGTGACGCTCGTCCGCCTGAACCGCCCGCAGGCGTTGAACGCGTTGAACAGCCAGGTGCTGGCCGAGCTGATCGAGGCGTTCGCCGCCTATGATGCCGACGACAGCCAGCGCTGCCTCGTGCTGACGGGCAGCGAGAAGGCATTCGCGGCGGGTGCCGACATCAAGGAGATGCAGTCGCAAGGCTTCGCGGACATGTATTCGTCCAACTTCTTCGCCGGTTGGGAGCGGGTGACGGAGACGCGCAAGCCGTGGATCGCGGCGGTCAGCGGCTTCGCGCTCGGTGGCGGCTGCGAGGTGGCGATGATGGCCGACTTCATCATCGCCGGCGACAATGCGAAGTTCGGCCAGCCGGAGATCAAGCTGGCGGTGACTCCCGGCATGGGCGGATCGCAGCGACTGGCCCATGCGGTCGGCAAGGCGAAGGCGATGGAGATGTGCCTGACCGGCCGCATGATGGGTGCGGAAGAAGCCGAAAAAGCCGGGCTCGTCGCCCGCGTCGTGCCCGCCGCCACTCTGGTCGATGAAGCGCTGAAGGTGGCAGCGGAGATCGCCGCCATGCCCCCGCTCGCGGCGATCGCGGCCAAGGAGATGGTCAACGCCGCTTTCGAGCTGCCGCTGGCGCAGGGCGTGCGCTTCGAACGGCGACTGTTCCATGGCCTGTTCGGGACCGAGGACCAGAAGGAAGGCATGGCGGCTTTTGTCGAAAAGAGACCTGGCAAGTGGACGGGCAAGTAG
- a CDS encoding cytochrome b/b6 domain-containing protein: MTEPEQQTETKVAEAALAVPVWDLPVRIVHWSLVLLIAFSWWSAENEEIEWHVRSGLMVLFLLVFRILWGFFGSSTARFRSFVTGPRKVRDYLRDSDSWRGIGHTPLGALSVVALLALLSLQVSLGLPLSDEYGVVTGPLNRLVSFDTAEWAHEVHELLFNGLLALIALHVAAILFYRWKGKRLVRAMVTGRSSENAAGTPGMVAAGPVRLILCLALAMGVTWWISNGVPGL, from the coding sequence ATGACTGAGCCGGAGCAGCAGACGGAAACCAAGGTCGCGGAAGCGGCCTTGGCGGTCCCGGTGTGGGACCTGCCGGTGCGGATCGTCCACTGGAGCCTCGTCCTGCTGATCGCCTTTTCCTGGTGGTCGGCGGAAAATGAGGAGATCGAGTGGCACGTGAGGAGCGGGCTCATGGTGCTGTTCCTGCTGGTCTTCCGCATCCTGTGGGGCTTCTTCGGCAGTTCGACCGCGCGCTTCCGCTCATTCGTGACGGGACCGCGCAAGGTTCGGGACTATCTGCGCGACTCCGATAGCTGGCGCGGGATCGGCCACACGCCGCTGGGCGCGCTGAGTGTCGTCGCGCTGCTCGCCCTGCTAAGCCTGCAGGTGTCGCTCGGGCTGCCGCTAAGCGACGAATATGGGGTGGTGACCGGTCCGCTGAACCGGCTGGTGAGCTTCGATACGGCCGAATGGGCGCATGAGGTGCACGAACTGCTGTTCAATGGGCTGCTGGCGCTGATCGCGCTTCATGTCGCCGCGATCCTCTTCTATCGCTGGAAGGGCAAGCGCCTCGTGCGGGCAATGGTCACGGGACGGAGCAGCGAGAATGCGGCGGGCACGCCGGGCATGGTCGCGGCAGGGCCGGTGCGGCTGATCCTCTGCCTCGCCCTCGCGATGGGCGTGACCTGGTGGATTTCGAACGGAGTACCGGGACTGTGA
- a CDS encoding RidA family protein — MSRMRASGSSPYEALYGFSRAIRVGRRIIVSGTAPVEEDGSSTPGDAAAQARRCFAIILEALEELGGSAADVVRTRMYIVDPADADAIGAVHGEIFAEARPAATMVVVKSLLRDEWRVELEAEALVGDVA; from the coding sequence ATGAGCCGCATGCGCGCCTCGGGCAGTTCGCCCTACGAAGCGCTCTATGGCTTTTCCCGCGCGATCCGGGTCGGCAGGCGGATCATCGTCTCCGGTACCGCGCCGGTCGAAGAAGATGGTTCATCGACCCCGGGCGATGCGGCAGCCCAGGCGCGGCGCTGCTTCGCGATCATCCTTGAGGCCCTCGAGGAGCTGGGCGGGTCGGCGGCCGACGTGGTGCGGACCCGCATGTACATCGTCGATCCCGCCGATGCCGACGCCATTGGGGCGGTTCATGGCGAGATCTTCGCCGAGGCGAGGCCGGCCGCGACGATGGTCGTGGTGAAGTCGCTTCTTCGCGACGAATGGCGGGTCGAGTTGGAAGCCGAGGCGTTGGTCGGGGATGTTGCGTAA
- a CDS encoding enoyl-CoA hydratase/isomerase family protein, with amino-acid sequence MTDDVLLFTDGPLGRIRLNRPRAIHALTRDMCAAMSEALLAWAKDPAVEAVLIDHAEGRGFCAGGDVVALARSGAGDGKEAADFFFEEYRLNHLLFTYPKPTIALMDGITMGGGVGIALPCQVRVATEATRLAMPETGIGLFPDVGGGWYLSRLPGRVGQFMALTGARLDGAECRYLGLATHYVPQAALPELVERLKAAPARAAGAAGAFAGTTPPARIEQNLGSIAKLFAGDTLEEVIDALEADGGEWATTELGTLRTKSPLSCKVSLRLLKDGAARESFADEMRAEYALACRVVQTHDFVEGVRALLIDKDNSPDWKPAAPEAVLDDTVDQLFVDLPPEEAWTPFPETE; translated from the coding sequence GTGACCGACGACGTCCTTCTCTTCACCGATGGTCCGCTCGGCCGGATCCGGCTGAACCGGCCAAGGGCCATTCATGCGCTGACCCGCGACATGTGCGCGGCGATGAGCGAGGCCCTGCTCGCCTGGGCGAAGGACCCGGCGGTCGAGGCGGTGCTGATCGACCATGCCGAAGGGCGCGGCTTCTGTGCCGGCGGCGACGTGGTGGCGCTGGCCCGGTCCGGTGCCGGCGACGGCAAGGAAGCCGCCGACTTCTTCTTCGAGGAATATCGGCTCAACCACCTGCTCTTCACCTACCCCAAGCCGACCATCGCGCTGATGGACGGCATCACCATGGGCGGCGGGGTCGGGATCGCCCTCCCCTGCCAGGTGCGGGTCGCGACCGAGGCGACGCGCCTTGCCATGCCAGAGACGGGCATCGGCCTGTTTCCGGACGTCGGCGGTGGGTGGTACCTTTCCCGCCTGCCCGGTCGCGTCGGCCAGTTCATGGCGCTGACCGGGGCGCGGCTCGACGGAGCGGAGTGCCGCTACCTCGGCCTTGCTACCCATTATGTACCGCAGGCGGCCCTGCCCGAGCTGGTCGAGCGGCTGAAGGCGGCACCGGCCCGCGCGGCCGGCGCGGCCGGCGCCTTCGCGGGCACAACTCCACCGGCGCGGATCGAGCAGAATCTCGGGTCCATCGCCAAGCTGTTCGCCGGCGATACGCTCGAGGAAGTGATCGACGCGCTGGAGGCCGACGGCGGCGAGTGGGCGACCACCGAACTCGGCACGCTTCGGACCAAAAGTCCGCTGTCGTGCAAGGTGTCGCTGCGGTTGCTGAAGGACGGCGCCGCGCGCGAAAGCTTCGCCGACGAGATGAGGGCCGAATATGCCCTCGCCTGCCGGGTGGTGCAGACGCACGACTTCGTGGAGGGCGTACGCGCCCTGCTGATCGACAAGGACAACAGCCCGGACTGGAAGCCGGCGGCACCCGAAGCGGTGCTGGACGACACCGTCGACCAGTTGTTCGTCGACCTTCCGCCCGAAGAGGCCTGGACGCCATTTCCGGAGACAGAATGA
- a CDS encoding VOC family protein, translating to MSKGKIDYVELPSASAHELTRAFYSKAFDWTFADYGPDYSAHEGDAVSVGLQGDREEALSAPLPVIRVDDIEAAFDAVVKAGGHIAKPIFAFPGGRRFHFIDPGGNELAVWVTA from the coding sequence GTGAGCAAGGGCAAAATCGATTACGTCGAACTTCCGAGCGCGAGCGCGCATGAGCTGACGCGGGCCTTTTACAGCAAGGCATTCGATTGGACCTTCGCCGATTATGGCCCGGACTATAGCGCCCATGAGGGCGATGCGGTCTCGGTCGGCTTGCAGGGCGATCGCGAGGAGGCGCTGTCGGCGCCACTCCCGGTCATCAGGGTCGACGACATCGAGGCCGCCTTCGATGCGGTGGTGAAGGCCGGCGGGCATATCGCCAAGCCGATCTTCGCCTTTCCGGGCGGACGCCGATTCCACTTCATCGATCCTGGCGGCAACGAGCTGGCGGTCTGGGTGACGGCCTAG